In bacterium, a single window of DNA contains:
- the nqrF gene encoding NADH:ubiquinone reductase (Na(+)-transporting) subunit F: METVIAGVATFTGVVIALVLVLMAARSRLVQSGNVKILINEDPDKALTTAAGSTLLNTLADNGIFIPSACGGQGTCGVCRVKVHEGGGSILPTETGHINRGEAREGCRLSCQVKVKEDMEIEIPDEVFGVRRWKCKVRSNHNVATFIKELVLELPAGESVPFRAGGYIQIECPPHTVNYRDFDVEEEYHGDWDNFDVWRYVSTVNETVTRAYSMANYPEEEGIIMLNVRIASPPPRGPEGIPPGQMSSYIFDLKPGDEVTISGPFGEFFAKPTDNEMIFIGGGAGMAPMRSHIFDQFRRLHTDRKVSFWYGARSLREAFYIEDFDTIASENDNFVWHLALSEPQPEDNFDGYTGFIHQVLYDNYLKDHPAPEDCEYYICGPPMMNDAVIKMLTDLGVEPENVMFDDFGG, translated from the coding sequence ATGGAAACCGTAATTGCAGGCGTAGCGACCTTCACGGGCGTGGTCATCGCCCTCGTGCTCGTCCTGATGGCTGCGCGATCCCGCCTCGTCCAGAGCGGCAACGTCAAGATCCTGATCAACGAGGATCCGGACAAGGCGCTCACGACGGCGGCGGGCAGCACGCTGCTCAACACGCTCGCGGACAACGGGATCTTCATCCCCTCCGCTTGCGGCGGTCAGGGCACCTGCGGCGTCTGCCGCGTCAAGGTCCACGAGGGCGGCGGTTCGATCCTCCCGACCGAGACCGGCCACATCAACCGGGGCGAGGCCCGCGAGGGCTGCCGACTCTCCTGTCAGGTCAAGGTCAAGGAGGACATGGAGATCGAGATCCCGGACGAGGTCTTCGGCGTGCGACGCTGGAAGTGCAAGGTCCGATCGAATCACAATGTCGCGACCTTCATCAAGGAACTCGTCCTCGAGCTTCCCGCAGGCGAGAGCGTCCCCTTCCGGGCCGGTGGCTACATCCAGATCGAATGTCCGCCGCACACGGTCAACTACCGCGATTTCGACGTCGAGGAGGAGTACCACGGCGACTGGGACAACTTCGACGTCTGGCGCTACGTCTCGACGGTGAACGAGACGGTCACGCGTGCATACTCGATGGCGAACTATCCGGAGGAGGAGGGCATCATCATGCTCAACGTCCGGATCGCGTCGCCCCCGCCCCGCGGACCGGAAGGCATCCCGCCGGGCCAGATGTCCTCGTACATCTTCGACCTGAAGCCGGGTGACGAGGTCACGATCTCGGGCCCCTTCGGCGAGTTCTTCGCGAAGCCGACCGACAACGAGATGATCTTCATCGGCGGTGGCGCGGGCATGGCGCCGATGCGCTCACACATCTTCGACCAGTTCCGCCGGCTCCACACCGACCGCAAGGTGTCGTTCTGGTACGGCGCCCGGTCGCTGCGCGAGGCCTTCTACATCGAAGACTTCGACACGATCGCCTCGGAGAACGACAACTTCGTCTGGCACCTCGCCCTCTCGGAGCCGCAGCCCGAGGACAACTTCGACGGCTACACGGGCTTCATCCATCAGGTGCTGTACGACAACTACCTGAAGGACCACCCGGCACCCGAGGACTGCGAGTACTACATCTGTGGACCGCCGATGATGAACGATGCGGTCATCAAGATGCTCACCGACCTCGGGGTCGAGCCGGAGAACGTGATGTTCGACGACTTTGGTGGCTAG
- the nqrE gene encoding NADH:ubiquinone reductase (Na(+)-transporting) subunit E — protein MEHYLSLATKAIFVENMALAFFLGMCSFLAVSKKVEQAVGLGLAVVFVLAITCPLNQFLFGLLLAEGAIVDGVSLEFLKFLTFIGTIAAAVQIVEMTLDRYLPELYNALGIFLPLIAVNCAILGASLFMQERAYSLGEATVFGVGSGIGWLLAIAALAAIREKMRYSNVPGPLRGLGITFITVGLMSVGFMAFSGIQL, from the coding sequence TTGGAGCACTACTTGAGCTTAGCAACGAAGGCAATCTTCGTTGAGAACATGGCCTTGGCCTTCTTCCTGGGGATGTGCTCCTTTCTAGCCGTCTCCAAGAAGGTCGAGCAGGCAGTCGGTCTCGGTCTCGCGGTCGTCTTCGTCCTCGCGATCACCTGCCCGCTGAACCAGTTCCTCTTCGGGCTGCTGCTCGCGGAGGGGGCGATCGTCGATGGCGTGAGCCTCGAGTTCCTGAAGTTCCTGACCTTCATCGGAACCATCGCGGCGGCCGTGCAGATCGTCGAGATGACGCTCGACCGCTATCTGCCCGAGCTCTACAACGCACTCGGCATCTTCCTGCCGTTGATCGCGGTGAACTGCGCGATCCTGGGCGCATCGCTCTTCATGCAGGAGCGCGCCTACTCGCTCGGTGAAGCGACGGTCTTCGGCGTGGGCTCCGGCATCGGCTGGCTCCTCGCGATCGCCGCCCTCGCCGCGATCCGCGAGAAGATGCGGTACAGCAACGTGCCCGGTCCGCTTCGCGGGCTCGGCATCACGTTCATCACCGTCGGGCTCATGTCCGTCGGCTTCATGGCCTTTTCCGGCATTCAGTTGTAG
- a CDS encoding NADH:ubiquinone reductase (Na(+)-transporting) subunit D yields MADTSPREAMIDPLFNNNPIALQVLGICSALAVTTKMETAVVMSLAVVAVCTLSNVAISAMRNHIPSSIRIIVQLTVIASLVIITDQVLKAFVYDIAKQLSVFVGLIITNCIVMGRAEAFAMQNTVRLSAIDGFANGVGYSIVLIAVAFFRELFGTGKFYGYTILHPVNEGGWYVPNGLMVLAPAAFFLIGCFIWAVRSWKPEQIEEEFHVGALLELSNEGNLR; encoded by the coding sequence ATGGCCGATACCAGCCCGCGCGAAGCGATGATCGACCCGCTCTTCAACAACAATCCGATCGCCCTCCAGGTCCTGGGGATCTGCTCGGCGCTCGCCGTCACGACCAAGATGGAGACGGCGGTGGTGATGAGCCTCGCGGTGGTCGCAGTCTGCACGCTCTCGAACGTCGCGATCTCGGCGATGCGCAATCACATCCCGAGCTCGATCCGCATCATCGTCCAGCTGACGGTGATCGCGTCGCTCGTGATCATCACCGACCAGGTCCTCAAGGCCTTCGTCTACGACATCGCGAAGCAGCTCTCGGTCTTCGTCGGCCTGATCATCACGAACTGCATCGTGATGGGCCGCGCCGAGGCCTTCGCCATGCAGAACACCGTCCGTCTCTCGGCGATCGACGGCTTCGCCAACGGTGTCGGCTACTCGATCGTCCTGATCGCCGTCGCGTTCTTCCGCGAGCTCTTCGGGACCGGCAAGTTCTACGGCTATACGATCCTGCACCCCGTCAACGAGGGTGGCTGGTACGTGCCGAACGGGCTGATGGTCCTGGCGCCCGCCGCTTTCTTCCTCATTGGATGCTTCATCTGGGCCGTGCGCTCATGGAAGCCCGAACAGATCGAAGAGGAGTTCCACGTTGGAGCACTACTTGAGCTTAGCAACGAAGGCAATCTTCGTTGA
- a CDS encoding Na(+)-translocating NADH-quinone reductase subunit C, with translation MQHSTGYIIGFAAAVCLVASLFVAGSAVGLKDLQEANKRLDVQKKVLTVAGLMDADAGLSADEVNALYTESIQPKAIDLKTGAPAPSVDVASYDQRKATKGDGTSFVAPENASKILRLPNEVVVFDIVQDGELKGLILPIEGYGLWGFLYGYLALEPDARTIRGITFYDHGETPGLGGEVDNPRWKALWPGRLAFDDRGKPAITVKKGIAGSVENDPYQVDGLSGATITSRGVTNLVRFWLGDDGFGPYLDKYRESAG, from the coding sequence ATGCAGCATAGTACCGGCTACATCATCGGCTTCGCGGCCGCCGTGTGCCTCGTCGCCTCGCTCTTCGTCGCGGGCTCCGCGGTCGGACTCAAGGACCTCCAGGAAGCCAACAAGCGCCTCGACGTCCAGAAGAAGGTCCTGACCGTGGCGGGGCTGATGGACGCGGACGCCGGCCTCTCGGCCGACGAGGTGAACGCCCTCTACACCGAGTCGATCCAGCCCAAGGCGATCGACCTGAAGACGGGCGCCCCGGCGCCGAGCGTCGACGTGGCGAGCTACGACCAGCGCAAGGCGACGAAGGGCGACGGAACCAGCTTCGTCGCGCCCGAGAACGCGTCGAAGATCCTGCGCCTCCCGAACGAGGTCGTCGTCTTCGACATCGTCCAAGATGGCGAGCTCAAGGGCCTGATCCTGCCGATCGAGGGCTACGGCCTCTGGGGCTTCCTCTACGGCTACCTGGCCCTCGAGCCCGACGCACGCACGATTCGCGGCATCACCTTCTACGATCACGGCGAGACGCCGGGCCTCGGCGGCGAAGTCGACAACCCGCGCTGGAAGGCGCTCTGGCCCGGCCGCCTCGCCTTCGACGACCGCGGAAAGCCGGCGATCACCGTCAAGAAGGGAATCGCGGGATCCGTCGAAAACGACCCCTACCAGGTCGACGGCCTCTCCGGCGCGACCATCACCAGTCGCGGCGTGACGAACCTCGTGCGCTTCTGGCTCGGTGACGACGGCTTCGGCCCCTACCTCGACAAGTACCGCGAGTCCGCCGGCTAG
- a CDS encoding NADH:ubiquinone reductase (Na(+)-transporting) subunit B, translating into MQFLKDAHLNVKHHFEKGGKLEFFYPLWEAQFTGLFTPGEVTRTASHVRDGIDNKRLMFTVVIALVPCILMAMYNTGYQAQLAIASGAVPLDTWQAWLFDALGFDYDFRNPFLNVLVGAGQYLPIMAAAMLTGGIVEPLTAMIRKHEINEGFLVSGMLIPLTLPPTISLWMVVLGTAFGTVFAKEIFGGTGMNFLNPALTARAFLFFAYPAAMSGDAAWIAADFSAVDGFSGATWLAAAAVEGEAALAGASWMDAFLGFVPGSMGETSTLACLIGAFLLIWTGIGSWRTMAGVVVGTIFMAGTLNAIGSDTNPMFGVPWYWHAVLGGWAFGMVFMATDPVSSAFTNQGKLIYGGLIGVLVVLIRVVNPAYPEGMMLAILFMNMFAPLIDHYFVQANIRRREARYAA; encoded by the coding sequence ATGCAGTTCCTGAAGGACGCCCATCTCAACGTCAAGCACCACTTCGAAAAGGGCGGGAAGCTCGAGTTCTTCTACCCGCTCTGGGAAGCCCAGTTCACGGGCCTCTTCACGCCCGGCGAGGTGACGCGCACGGCCTCGCACGTGCGCGACGGCATCGACAACAAGCGCCTGATGTTCACCGTCGTGATCGCGCTGGTCCCGTGCATCCTGATGGCGATGTACAACACGGGCTACCAGGCGCAGCTGGCGATCGCCTCGGGCGCCGTGCCCCTCGACACCTGGCAGGCCTGGCTCTTCGACGCCCTCGGGTTCGACTACGATTTCCGGAACCCGTTCCTGAACGTGCTGGTCGGCGCCGGGCAGTACCTGCCGATCATGGCCGCCGCGATGCTCACCGGCGGCATCGTCGAGCCGCTGACCGCGATGATCCGCAAGCACGAGATCAACGAGGGCTTCCTCGTCTCGGGCATGCTGATCCCGCTGACGCTGCCGCCGACGATCTCGCTCTGGATGGTCGTCCTCGGCACCGCCTTCGGAACGGTCTTCGCGAAGGAGATCTTCGGCGGGACCGGGATGAACTTCCTGAACCCCGCGCTGACCGCGCGCGCGTTCCTCTTCTTCGCCTACCCGGCGGCCATGAGCGGCGACGCTGCCTGGATCGCCGCCGACTTCTCCGCCGTCGACGGCTTCTCCGGCGCGACCTGGCTGGCCGCGGCCGCGGTCGAGGGCGAGGCGGCCCTCGCCGGCGCGAGCTGGATGGACGCGTTCCTCGGCTTCGTGCCCGGCTCGATGGGCGAGACCTCGACGCTGGCGTGCCTGATCGGCGCTTTCCTGCTGATCTGGACCGGAATCGGCTCCTGGCGGACGATGGCCGGCGTCGTGGTCGGCACGATCTTCATGGCGGGCACCCTCAACGCGATCGGCTCGGACACCAATCCGATGTTCGGCGTCCCGTGGTACTGGCACGCGGTCCTCGGCGGCTGGGCCTTCGGCATGGTCTTCATGGCGACCGACCCCGTCTCCTCGGCCTTCACCAACCAGGGCAAGCTGATCTACGGCGGCCTGATCGGCGTGCTGGTCGTGCTGATTCGCGTCGTCAACCCGGCCTACCCGGAAGGCATGATGCTCGCGATCCTGTTCATGAACATGTTCGCGCCGCTGATCGACCACTACTTCGTGCAGGCCAACATCCGCCGAAGGGAAGCACGCTATGCAGCATAG
- a CDS encoding Na(+)-translocating NADH-quinone reductase subunit A → MHKIEKGLDLPIPGKPLQVVRGTSPCSRVAVMADDFPGMKPRMHVAEGDTVKRGQVLFEDRKMPGVLHTAPGAGRVLAINRGEKRALQSVVIDLSDGERNGQPGDDEFQTFEHAPSGDPASLSGEQLRALLVESGLWTAIRVRPFSKVPSPESQAEALFITAMDTNPHAPLPEVVLQDRLDDFRLGVTLLAKLLDAPTHLCVAEHSELAEVLGADKPENVKVQTFAGPHPAGTPGYHIHAVRPVNREHAAWYIGYQDVAAVGALARTGRLDVSRVLSVGGPVVEDPRLVRSRIGACVSEIVAEDVAGLDAEIRTISGSALSGKRTHGEAFDFLGRYERQVSLLEEDRENVFMGWLTPGADMFSLAGIYLSKVFKPKKFRFTTNTNGSQRAMVPIGQYEQVMPMDIMPTFLLRALIVGDTERAESLGVLELDEEDLALCTYVCPGKVNYGPLLRQNLELIEKEG, encoded by the coding sequence CTGCACAAGATCGAGAAGGGCCTCGACCTCCCGATTCCCGGGAAGCCGCTCCAGGTCGTTCGAGGTACGTCTCCCTGTTCGCGTGTCGCCGTCATGGCGGACGATTTCCCCGGCATGAAGCCGCGGATGCACGTCGCCGAGGGCGACACGGTCAAGCGCGGCCAGGTCCTCTTCGAGGACCGCAAGATGCCCGGCGTACTCCACACTGCGCCCGGCGCCGGCCGCGTCCTCGCGATCAATCGTGGTGAGAAGCGCGCTCTCCAGTCGGTGGTCATCGATCTCTCCGACGGCGAGCGAAACGGCCAGCCCGGCGACGACGAGTTCCAGACCTTCGAGCACGCTCCGTCGGGCGATCCCGCGAGCCTCTCCGGAGAGCAGCTTCGAGCTCTGCTCGTCGAATCCGGGCTCTGGACGGCGATTCGCGTACGCCCGTTCAGCAAGGTCCCGTCTCCGGAAAGCCAGGCCGAGGCGCTCTTCATCACGGCGATGGACACGAACCCGCACGCGCCGCTCCCGGAGGTGGTCCTCCAGGACCGACTCGACGACTTCCGCCTCGGCGTCACGCTCCTCGCGAAGCTGCTCGATGCCCCGACCCACCTGTGCGTGGCGGAGCACTCCGAGCTCGCGGAGGTGCTCGGCGCGGACAAGCCCGAGAACGTCAAGGTCCAGACCTTCGCGGGCCCGCATCCGGCAGGGACGCCCGGCTACCACATCCACGCGGTGCGTCCGGTGAACCGCGAACACGCTGCCTGGTACATCGGATACCAGGACGTCGCGGCCGTCGGCGCGCTCGCGCGGACCGGACGCCTCGACGTCTCCCGCGTCCTCTCGGTCGGTGGACCGGTCGTCGAGGATCCGCGCCTCGTCCGTTCGCGGATCGGCGCCTGCGTGAGCGAGATCGTCGCAGAGGACGTCGCCGGGCTGGATGCCGAGATCCGCACGATCTCGGGATCCGCGCTCTCCGGCAAACGCACCCACGGCGAGGCCTTCGATTTCCTGGGCCGCTACGAGCGCCAGGTCAGCCTCCTCGAAGAGGATCGCGAGAACGTGTTCATGGGATGGCTCACGCCGGGCGCGGACATGTTCTCGCTCGCCGGGATCTACCTCTCGAAGGTCTTCAAGCCGAAGAAGTTCCGATTCACGACGAACACCAACGGCAGCCAGCGCGCAATGGTCCCGATCGGCCAGTACGAGCAGGTGATGCCGATGGACATCATGCCGACGTTCCTCCTCCGCGCTCTCATCGTCGGGGACACGGAGCGGGCCGAGAGCCTCGGCGTCCTCGAGCTCGACGAAGAGGACCTCGCGCTCTGCACCTACGTCTGCCCGGGCAAGGTCAACTACGGACCGCTCCTGCGACAGAACCTCGAACTCATCGAGAAGGAGGGCTGA